In the genome of Pieris napi chromosome 16, ilPieNapi1.2, whole genome shotgun sequence, one region contains:
- the LOC125057459 gene encoding gamma-aminobutyric acid type B receptor subunit 2 isoform X7 — protein sequence MTLIILWSLLVLTQGVPQKPNLDAILNRRTDVYIAGFFPFGKGVENSNTGRGVMPSVKLALDHVNEHDTVLRNYRLHMWWNDTECNAAVGVKSFFDMMHSGPHKLMLFGAACTHVTDPIAKASKHWHLTQLSYADTHPMFTKEAFPNFFRIVPSENAFNIPRIRLLEHFNWTRVGTLYQNEPRYALAHNRLLADLDNGSFEIAETQSFATEVRTALNKLKEKDIRIILGNFNETWAMKIFCEAYKLEMYGRAYTWLLLGTYSHRWWQRKAPCPQEELTTALDTAILTDLLPLSTTGQTTVSGITAKDYQVEYDRRRGIEYSRFHGYTYDGIWAMALAIQIVAHRVKIKYKERTVQDFKYRDKEWEQLFLDALTNVTFEGVTGPVRFYDNERKASILLKQFQGDMVGEIKVGEYCAERDHLDLSSGDPFKWIGKNPPKDRTLRLIEHTQVNLTIYIVLVSCSCIGILLATGFLAMNIHYRNQRYIKMSSPHLNNLIIIGCMLTYLSVIFLGLDSSLSSIGLSQELSRGAAFPYICTARAWLLMAGFSLAFGAMFSKTWRVHSIFTDVKLNKKVIKDYQLFMVVGVLLCADLAIMLTWQISDPFYRATKQMEAYPHPSSEDIVIVQENEYCQSERMPIFIGVIYIYKGLLLVFGAFLAWETRHVSIPALNDSKHIGLSVYNVLIMCIMGAPIALVLADHKDALFVLISIFIIFCTTGTLCLVFVPKLLELRRNGQPGAQGTRIRATLKPAAHEVRSPGPELERRLKELRQYNNRYRRTLQAKETELQMLLSKLGDDGDSIRDKSPATQRTKLHLPKENISHPETSDITSTCSLSASAGGETDYNLQTTLPNDKPKPIVQDTLKETKEPKKEQTKNVSFKNHLDYTSPPPSKAVPEKDQLAKLPYGWSTSEDQEVPKPITKSEPAKAEAKTIPALKLSDTPTVKSVPAKVQEPMYTKAATPKVNKTPELQKKHVKNPDGMKTPPRDIKPRGHRRMSSSGHVLLTDLMRVSMDDQEPPPGLERKVIGQERDPPIPPKPKQEPEDILDLDMDYSSMERRKSCQRRDSERRKKENYIVVQSDLWDTNTFQYTCQKPPQPTHAHSPIQRSVSEKSRQQPSPRHHKDPDKSLERRASNASINHTVPRGGTPEGYREAETLRSSDRLTKRRGSEFPQPVSTPPHQLSAKRRQSTAQMRYQEENPEIIEKTKEVRKSEKSDVSKSIQDTAWKPEPDTIRVSKGQESPAKRLRQEAEPLKRDSQKLTQPAPAPPTQRPHHHKSSPNVAARKCESPKRREERKSAYSRTESKRQESGERKMYAASSESELFEYAILPIFQKLLTERHKSQPHGLNLTYGMSCPNISIKCDIVEYL from the exons ATGACCTTAATCATCCTGTGGTCCCTGCTGGTGCTGACCCAGGGGGTGCCACAAAAGCCAAACCTGGATGCGATCCTCAACCGTCGCACCGATGTCTACATAGCAGGGTTTTTTCCCTTTGGGAAAGGAGTGGAGAACTCAAACACTG GTCGAGGCGTGATGCCGAGTGTAAAGTTGGCGCTGGACCACGTCAACGAACATGACACGGTGCTTCGGAACTACAGGCTGCATATGTGGTGGAATGACACCGAG TGTAATGCAGCCGTTGGAGTGAagtcattttttgacatgatGCACAGTGGTCCACATAAGCTTATGCTGTTTGGGGCCGCTTGCACACACGTAACAGATCCAATAGCTAAGGCCTCTAAACATTGGCATCttactcag cTGTCATACGCAGACACACATCCAATGTTCACAAAGGAGGCGTTTCCCAACTTTTTCCGGATTGTGCCCTCTGAGAATGCATTTAATATACCTCGCATTCGCCTGCTAGAGCATTTTAACTGGACCAGAGTGGGGACTTTATATCAAAACGAACCTAGATATGCATtg GCCCACAATCGCCTTCTAGCCGACTTAGACAATGGAAGCTTCGAAATAGCAGAGACTCAAAGCTTTGCGACCGAAGTTCGAACGGCGCTTAATAAACTGAAGGAGAAAGACATCAGAATAATTTTGGGAAACTTCAACGAAACCTGGGCAATGAAGATATTCTGTGAAGCTTACAA GTTAGAAATGTATGGCCGAGCCTACACTTGGCTCCTCTTAGGTACATATAGCCATAGGTGGTGGCAAAGAAAAGCGCCGTGCCCGCAAGAAGAGTTGACTACTGCGTTGGATACAGCGATACTTACCGATCTATTACCACTGTCTACTACTGGACAGACTACCGTTTCTGGTATT ACGGCAAAAGATTACCAAGTGGAATACGATCGAAGAAGAGGCATCGAATATTCTCGCTTCCATGGCTACACATATGACG GTATTTGGGCTATGGCTCTGGCCATTCAAATAGTGGCACATCGTGTAAAGATCAAATACAAGGAGAGGACTGTACAGGATTTCAAGTATAGAGATAAGGAATGGGAGCAGCTATTCTTAGACGCTCTTACTAATGTTACCTTTGAAGGAGTCacg gGCCCAGTGCGCTTTTACGATAACGAGCGCAAAGCGTCCATACTATTGAAACAGTTCCAAGGAGATATGGTGGGAGAAATAAAGGTTGGGGAGTACTGTGCTGAAAGAGATCACCTGGATTTGAGTAGTGGCGATCCCTTTAAATGGATAGGAAA AAATCCACCAAAAGATCGAACGTTACGCCTGATAGAGCACACGCAAGTGAATCTTACAATCTACATTGTTCTTGTGTCATGTTCCTGTATTGGTATTTTGTTGGCGACAGGATTCTTAGCTATGAATATACACTATAGAAACCAAAG GTACATAAAAATGTCATCCCCTCATCTAAATAACCTTATCATCATAGGCTGTATGCTCACCTATCTCAGTGTGATCTTCCTTGGCTTGGACTCCAGCCTCAGCAGCATAG GTCTTTCTCAGGAACTATCGCGTGGAG CGGCCTTTCCGTACATTTGCACGGCCAGAGCATGGTTACTGATGGCTGGCTTCAGCCTCGCCTTCGGAGCCATGTTTTCCAAGACCTGGAGGGTCCACTCTATATTCACAGATGTTAAGCTTAATAAAAAG gtgATAAAAGATTACCAATTGTTTATGGTGGTCGGAGTGCTACTGTGCGCTGACTTGGCCATAATGCTGACGTGGCAAATATCTGACCCTTTCTACCGAGCTACTAAACAAATGGAGGCCTAT cCTCACCCATCGAGTGAAGACATCGTAATCGTACAAGAGAATGAGTACTGTCAATCTGAACGGATGCCAATTTTCATTGGAGtcatctatatttataaaggaCTGCTACTG GTGTTCGGCGCATTCCTAGCATGGGAGACAAGACATGTTTCGATTCCTGCTTTAAACGACTCAAAGCACATCGGTCTATCTGTTTACAACGTGCTTATTATGTGTATCATGGGGGCTCCCATTGCTttg GTGCTTGCAGATCACAAGGACGCGTTGTTCGTGTTAATATCAATATTCATCATCTTCTGTACAACTGGTACTCTTTGTTTGGTCTTCGTTCCAAAG TTACTGGAACTCCGACGTAACGGACAACCGGGCGCGCAAGGTACGCGTATACGTGCGACTCTAAAGCCCGCTGCACACGAAGTTCGTTCGCCCGGACCCGAGCTTGAAAGACGGCTTAAGGAGTTACGACAGTATAATAACAGATATCGACGGACTCTACAGGCTAAGGAAACTGAATTACAG ATGCTACTAAGTAAGTTAGGAGATGATGGCGACTCAATTCGAGACAAGTCCCCAGCTACACAGCGTACAAAGCTACATTTACCGAAAGAAAATATCAGCCATCCAG AGACGAGTGATATAACGTCTACGTGCAGTCTTAGCGCATCGGCTGGAGGAGAGACTGACTATAATTTACAGACTACGCTGCCTAATGACAA ACCAAAACCAATTGTCCAAGACACGTTAAAGGAAACCAAAGAGCCGAAAAAAGAACAGACGAAGAACGTGTCCTTTAAGAACCACTTGGACTACACAAGCCCACCGCCTTCTAAGGCAGTACCAGAGAAGGACCAGCTCGCAAAATTACCTTATGGATGGTCTACTTCCGAG GACCAAGAAGTGCCCAAACCTATAACTAAAAGCGAGCCAGCTAAAGCCGAAGCGAAGACCATCCCGGCTCTGAAGCTGAGCGACACGCCCACAGTCAAGTCAGTGCCTGCCAAAGTTCAGGAACCAATGTACACTAAGGCAGCTACGCCTAAAgttaataag ACCCCAGAACTTCAGAAGAAACATGTAAAGAACCCGGACGGTATGAAAACTCCGCCACGGGACATCAAACCACGAGGTCACCGGCGCATGTCCAGTTCTGGTCACGTGCTTTTGACAGACCTGATGAGGGTCTCCATGGATGATCAGGAACCGCCGCCAGGGTTAGAGCGGAAGGTTATTG GCCAAGAGAGAGATCCACCGATACCCCCAAAGCCGAAACAAGAACCAGAGGATATTTTAGACTTAGACATGGATTACTCTTCGATGGAGAGGAGGAAATCTT GCCAAAGAAGAGATTCCGAAAggagaaagaaagaaaactaCATAGTTGTGCAAAGTGATCTATGGGATACAAATACTTTCCAATATACCTGCCAGAAGCCGCCGCAACCAA CGCATGCACATTCACCCATACAACGAAGTGTGTCTGAGAAAAGTCGTCAACAACCATCGCCACGACACCACAAAGATCCTGATAAAAGCCTCGAAAGGCGGGCCTCTAACGCTTCAATTAATCATA CCGTACCTCGAGGCGGGACCCCAGAAGGATATCGGGAAGCGGAAACACTACGTTCGTCTGATCGACTAACTAAG CGACGCGGGTCAGAGTTTCCTCAACCAGTCAGTACTCCACCTCATCAACTTAGTGCTAAAAGGAGACAATCTACAGCTCAG ATGAGGTATCAAGAAGAAAACCCAGAAATAATAGAAAAGACAAAAGAAGTACGAAAATCCGAAAAGTCTGATGTAAGCAAGAGTATTCAAGATACTGCTTGGAAACCAGAGCCAGATACCATCAGGGTGTCCAAAG GGCAAGAGTCTCCAGCCAAACGACTCCGTCAAGAAGCAGAACCTTTGAAGCGAGACTCGCAGAAACTAACGCAGCCTGCGCCTGCACCTCCCACGCAGAGACCGCACCATCACAAGAGCAGCCCCAACGTGGCTGCTAGGAAGTGTG aatcaCCAAAAAGACGCGAAGAACGCAAATCGGCGTATTCCCGCACCGAGTCAAAACGACAGGAATCCGGCGAACGCAAGATGTACGCGGCGAGCAGCGAGTCGGAACTGTTTGAATACGCCATTTTACCAATTTTCCAGAAATTACTAACGGAAAGACATAAGAGCCAGCCACATGGACTCAATCTAACGTATGGCATGAGTTGTCCTAATATATCTATTAAGTGCGATATTGTTGAGTATCTATAG